A single Cucumis melo cultivar AY chromosome 4, USDA_Cmelo_AY_1.0, whole genome shotgun sequence DNA region contains:
- the LOC103486873 gene encoding WAT1-related protein At5g07050-like: protein MGFLECIGRFFQNANPYIAVISLQFGYAGMNIISVVSLNRGMSHYVLVVYRHAFATAVMAPFALVLERKVRPKITWKIFIQMFALALLGPLIDQNFYYVGLKMTSPTFSCAISNMLPAMTFVMAVICRMEKLDLKRVRCQAKLFGTIVTVVGAMLMTFYKGSVINIFGTGHSHQPSSADAAAVNHHHDGEFIKGSILLIIATLAWAAFFILQVITLRKYTAHLSLTTMVCFLGTLQAIIVTLAMEHRPGAWAIGWDMNLLAAAYAGIVTSGVAYYVQGLVMKTKGPVFVTAFSPLMMVIVAFMGSLILAEKIYVGGIIGAVLIVIGLYSVLWGKYKESKEKESNGDIVEAMKGGDELPITNEGNEEAIIDHQKKEGLAITIPPIEALSMEKRQLQDTLAN, encoded by the exons ATGGGATTCTTAGAATGCATTGGCCGTTTCTTTCAAAATGCAAACCCATACATCGCAGTCATCTCCCTTCAATTCGGCTACGCCGGAATGAACATCATCTCCGTCGTCTCCCTCAACCGTGGTATGAGCCACTACGTCCTTGTCGTCTACCGTCATGCCTTTGCCACTGCCGTCATGGCACCCTTTGCTCTTGTTCTCGAGAG GAAAGTAAGACCTAAGATTACATGGAAGATTTTCATTCAGATGTTTGCTCTTGCTCTTCTTGG ACCACTGATTGATCAAAACTTCTACTACGTGGGGTTGAAAATGACATCCCCAACTTTCTCTTGTGCGATAAGCAACATGCTCCCTGCAATGACATTCGTCATGGCAGTCATTTGCAG GATGGAGAAGTTGGATTTGAAAAGAGTGAGATGTCAAGCGAAGTTGTTTGGAACGATAGTGACGGTGGTGGGAGCTATGTTGATGACATTTTACAAAGGAAGTGTCATCAACATCTTCGGGACCGGGCACAGCCACCAACCGTCATCGGCCGACGCAGCTGCAGTCAACCACCACCACGACGGAGAGTTCATCAAAGGCTCCATATTGCTCATCATCGCCACTCTGGCTTGGGCAGCCTTCTTCATTCTCCAAGTAATAACCTTGAGAAAATACACAGCCCATCTTTCTCTCACCACCATGGTTTGCTTTTTGGGAACCCTTCAAGCCATTATCGTCACCCTCGCCATGGAGCACCGCCCTGGTGCCTGGGCCATCGGCTGGGACATGAACCTTCTTGCCGCTGCATATGCG GGGATCGTGACATCAGGGGTGGCATATTATGTTCAAGGTTTGGTTATGAAGACAAAAGGGCCAGTTTTTGTTACAGCTTTCAGTCCATTGATGATGGTTATTGTTGCTTTCATGGGATCTCTCATCTTGGCTGAAAAGATTTATGTCGGAGG GATAATTGGAGCAGTGTTGATTGTAATAGGATTATACTCTGTTTTGTGGGGAAAATACAAGGAAAGCAAAGAGAAGGAAAGTAATGGAGATATTGTTGAAGCAATGAAAGGTGGAGATGAATTGCCTATAACAAATGAAGGCAATGAAGAAGCAATAATTGATCATCAAAAGAAAGAGGGTTTGGCCATTACTATTCCACCCATCGAAGCACTTAGCATGGAGAAGAGGCAGCTTCAAGACACACTCgctaattaa
- the LOC127149087 gene encoding uncharacterized protein LOC127149087: MMYEPKLSMEKNLQLHRCGHNLPWKLRQRSSNESAMAYVFDSTFDCKNIDAAKEIYGALRMFVKMHLMWNSKILIDGGDNEIVATSLLEANVLYYHCFSVSMLGLSHSSEDLWTIQKPIRRDHGSTVNFLIVQRNYFTPLKIVT, encoded by the exons ATGATGTACGAGCCAAAGCTATCAATGGAG AAGAATCTGCAGCTTCATCGTTGTGGTCATAATCTTCCATGGAAACTCCGACAAAGGTCTAGTAATGAG AGTGCAATGGCGTATGTTTTCGATTCAACCTTTGATTGCAAAAATATTGATGCTGCAAAAGAG ATATACGGGGCCCTTCGCATGTTTGTGAAAATGCATTTAATGTGGAATTCCAAAATACTTATAGACGGCGGAGACAATGAAATTGTGGCAACATCTCTGCTTGAGGCCAACGTCTTATACTATCATTGTTTTTCAGTATCTAT GTTGGGCCTAAGTCATTCCTCCGAGGACCTTTGGACGATTCAAAAGCCAATAAGAC GAGACCACGGCTCTACTGTGAACTTTCTGATTGTCCAGCGGAACTACTTCACCCCCCTGAAGATTGTAACGTGA
- the LOC103486871 gene encoding cytochrome P450 94A1-like produces MDISVLSLTPFIFLTFFSFSIYFLFFTSTKSKSKPQQGFKHFPFVGTLPLFLLNRHRFLDWSTEVLRNCRTNTAVFKRPGKVHGVITANPLVVEHILKTQFENYPKGERFISLLEDFLGRGIFNSDGEIWKVQRKTASYEFNTKSLRNFVMENVRVEIQSRLLPIFGKACETERILDLQDVLERFAFDNVCKLAFNYDPACLGGDGTAATEFMRAFEHAATLSSGRFMYAFPGSYKVKKFFNIGSEKTLKESIAVVHKFAEDIIHSRLEEKKTTQIENDQDLLSRFMGDQNNSPQFLRDIIISFILAGRDTTSSALTWFFWILSSRPDVEQKILAELETIRTKAHKEIGEMYSFDELRDMHYLQAALSETLRLYPPVPVDTKACRNDDVLPDGTFIGKSWFVTYHTYAMGRMESIWGKDYGEFSPERWLENGVCKTESPFRFPIFHAGPRMCLGKDMAYIQMKSIAAAVIEKFEVEMVEKKKSPKHLLSLTLRMENGLQVMIKRRDRGLSI; encoded by the exons ATGGATATCTCTGTTCTATCACTAACACCCTTCATTTTCCtcacttttttctctttttccatTTACTTTCTCTTCTTCACTTCAACAAAATCAAAATCCAAACCCCAACAAGGCTTCAAACACTTCCCCTTCGTCGGAACCTTGCCCTTATTCTTACTGAACCGCCACCGCTTTCTCGACTGGTCAACCGAGGTTTTGAGAAACTGCCGGACGAACACGGCGGTGTTCAAACGGCCAGGGAAAGTCCACGGCGTAATCACCGCAAACCCACTTGTTGTCGAGCATATACTAAAGACCCAATTTGAGAATTACCCAAAAGGAGAAAGATTCATTTCGCTTTTGGAAGATTTCTTGGGCAGAGGAATTTTTAACTCCGACGGCGAAATTTGGAAAGTACAGAGGAAGACAGCGAGTTATGAATTCAATACGAAATCGTTGAGAAATTTTGTTATGGAGAATGTTAGAGTTGAGATTCAGAGTAGGTTGTTGCCTATTTTCGGAAAAGCTTGTGAAACGGAACGGATTTTGGATCTACAGGATGTTTTGGAACGGTTTGCGTTTGATAATGTTTGTAAATTGGCTTTTAATTATGACCCTGCTTGTCTCGGCGGCGATGGCACTGCCGCCACTGAGTTTATGCGTGCTTTTGAGCACGCCGCCACTCTCAGTTCTGGCAG GTTCATGTATGCTTTCCCAGGTTCGTACAAAGTGAAGAAATTTTTTAACATAGGATCAGAAAAAACCCTAAAGGAATCAATAGCCGTAGTTCACAAATTTGCTGAAGACATCATCCACTCAAGGTTAGAAGAAAAGAAGACAACCCAAATAGAAAACGATCAAGATTTATTATCTCGGTTCATGGGCGACCAAAACAATTCTCCACAATTCCTTCGAGACATAATCATAAGCTTCATCCTCGCCGGTCGAGATACCACTTCATCCGCTCTAACATGGTTCTTCTGGATCTTATCCTCTCGACCCGACGTCGAACAAAAAATCCTCGCAGAACTCGAAACAATCCGAACAAAAGCACATAAGGAAATTGGAGAAATGTATAGCTTCGACGAACTGCGTGACATGCACTATCTACAAGCAGCTTTATCAGAGACTCTCCGTCTATACCCTCCGGTGCCCGTCGATACAAAAGCATGTCGAAACGACGACGTCTTACCCGATGGGACGTTTATTGGGAAGAGTTGGTTTGTGACGTACCATACGTATGCAATGGGGAGAATGGAGAGCAtatgggggaaggattatggaGAATTTTCGCCAGAGAGGTGGTTGGAGAATGGGGTTTGTAAGACAGAGAGTCCGTTTCGGTTCCCGATATTTCACGCAGGGCCGAGGATGTGTTTGGGGAAGGACATGGCTTATATTCAGATGAAGTCCATAGCTGCGGCTGTGATTGAGAAGTTTGAAGTGGAGAtggtggagaagaagaagagtccAAAGCATTTGTTGTCGTTGACATTGAGGATGGAGAATGGATTACAAGTGATGATTAAAAGGAGAGATAGAGGTTTGTCCATCTGA
- the LOC103487163 gene encoding protein NRT1/ PTR FAMILY 3.1-like: protein MEIESLRVSVDGKVSKDEEKSEKEEMNEMKKKKKKRKLGGVKTMPFILGNEVCDRFASSGFHSNIITYLTQDLNMPLVPASNILTNFAATSSFTSLIGALIADSFAGRFWTITIASIIYELGMVTITISAILPSLHPPPCPTQINCIQASGTQLMFLYLALLLTSLGAGGIRPCVVAFAADQFDMTKVGIAGRTWNFFNWYYFCMGMATLTALTVVVYIQDNVGWGWGFGLPTIAMALSVVAFVVGSPLYNKLKPSGSPLVRLAQVVVAAFKNRKAVLPDDSELLYRNHELDAAIAVQGKLVHTDQFKWLDKAAVITTPDSTANPPNLWRLATVHRVEELKSIIRMLPIWAAGILLVTASSHQHSFTIQQARTMNRHLTPTFQIPPASLSIFGILSMLTGLVLYDRLLVPFAKKLTHNPLGITCLQRMGVGFAINIVATLVSSAVEIKRKKVAANHGLLDNPTATIPFSVFWLVPQFWLHGIAEVFMSVGHLEFMYDQSPESLRSTATALYWLAISAGNYIGTLMVYLVHKYTGEEHNWLPDRNLNRGRLEYYYWLVSGIQVINLVYYVICAWFYTYKPLEEEKIIIENKDSDQEGERCEDTSKIA, encoded by the exons ATGGAGATTGAGTCCTTGAGAGTGAGTGTTGATGGGAAGGTTTCGAAAGATGAAGAGAAAAGTGAGAAAGAAGAAATGAacgagatgaagaagaagaagaagaagagaaagctTGGTGGTGTCAAGACAATGCCTTTCATTCTTG GGAATGAAGTGTGCGATAGATTTGCAAGCTCGGGTTTTCATTCCAACATTATAACATATTTGACACAAGATCTTAATATGCCTCTTGTTCCTGCCTCCAACATTCTCACCAACTTTGCTGCAACTTCTAGCTTCACTTCTCTTATTGGTGCTCTCATCGCCGATTCCTTTGCCGGTCGCTTCTGGACCATCACTATTGCCTCCATCATCTATGAGCTC GGAATGGTCACCATCACCATTTCCGCTATTCTCCCATCACTCCACCCGCCACCCTGCCCCACCCAAATCAACTGCATTCAAGCATCCGGCACGCAATTAATGTTCCTTTATCTCGCCCTACTCCTCACATCTCTCGGCGCAGGCGGTATTCGACCCTGCGTTGTTGCATTTGCTGCCGACCAATTCGACATGACGAAGGTCGGTATTGCAGGGCGAACGTGGAACTTCTTCAATTGGTACTATTTTTGCATGGGAATGGCAACTCTCACAGCCCTGACCGTGGTGGTGTATATTCAAGACAACGTGGGGTGGGGCTGGGGGTTCGGCCTTCCAACCATAGCCATGGCCTTGTCTGTTGTGGCTTTTGTTGTGGGCTCGCCACTTTACAACAAACTCAAGCCAAGTGGGAGCCCTTTGGTTCGATTGGCTCAGGTTGTGGTTGCAGCCTTCAAGAACCGAAAGGCTGTTTTGCCCGATGACTCTGAGCTTTTGTATAGGAACCATGAGCTTGACGCTGCCATTGCTGTTCAAGGAAAGCTTGTCCACACTGATCAGTTCAA GTGGTTGGACAAGGCTGCAGTCATAACAACTCCGGACTCAACAGCCAATCCACCGAATCTGTGGCGGCTGGCCACCGTACACAGAGTCGAAGAGCTAAAATCCATAATTAGAATGCTGCCAATATGGGCAGCCGGAATCCTCCTAGTGACAGCCTCATCTCACCAACACAGCTTCACAATCCAACAAGCTAGAACAATGAACCGTCATCTAACACCCACTTTCCAAATTCCACCCGCCTCCCTCTCCATCTTCGGCATCCTATCGATGCTCACAGGCCTCGTTCTCTACGACCGTCTCCTCGTCCCCTTTGCCAAAAAGCTCACCCACAACCCCTTGGGCATCACTTGCCTCCAACGAATGGGCGTAGGTTTCGCCATCAACATCGTCGCCACCCTAGTCTCATCCGCTGTCGAAATCAAACGAAAAAAAGTCGCTGCAAACCATGGTTTGCTCGACAATCCAACCGCAACAATTCCATTTAGCGTGTTTTGGTTAGTACCACAGTTTTGGCTTCATGGGATCGCGGAGGTTTTCATGTCGGTTGGGCATTTGGAGTTCATGTACGACCAGTCGCCGGAGAGCTTGAGGAGTACAGCAACGGCGTTGTATTGGCTAGCAATATCAGCGGGAAATTATATAGGGACATTGATGGTTTATCTTGTGCATAAGTATACTGGGGAAGAGCATAATTGGTTGCCTGATAGGAACTTGAATAGAGGGAGATTGGAGTACTATTATTGGCTAGTGAGTGGGATTCAAGTTATAAATCTTGTGTATTATGTGATTTGTGCTTGGTTTTATACTTATAAGCCTTTGGAAGAGGAGAagattatcatagagaataaaGATAGTGATCAAGAGGGAGAGAGGTGTGAAGACACAAGTAAGAtagcttaa